A DNA window from Macadamia integrifolia cultivar HAES 741 chromosome 4, SCU_Mint_v3, whole genome shotgun sequence contains the following coding sequences:
- the LOC122077224 gene encoding nitrate reductase [NADH]-like → MATFVDNLAQYLEPGLTGIVHGYRTSSNSLSYSLLPRFPLRVDDSSSEDEAESDRTYRIRDINDEVEPSILDSRDEGTADSWVERNPSLIRLTGKHPFNCEPPLSRLMHHGFITPATLHYVRNHGHVPKGTWEDWTVEVTGLVKRPTRFTMDQLVNELLSCEFPVTLVCAGNRRKEQNMVKQTIGFSWGAAGVSTSVWRGVRLRDVLRRCGIYSRRMGALNVCFEGAEDLPGGGGSKYGTSMKKEIAMDPSRDIILAYMQNGELLKPDHGFPVRMIIPGFIGGRMVKWLKRIIVTTKESDNYYHYNDNRVLPSHVDAELANTEAWWYKPEYIINELNINSVITTPCHEEILPRNFWTTRRRYKLKGYAYTGGGRKITRVEVTLDGGESWIVCQLDIQEKPNKYGKYWCWCFWSLEVEVPKLLGSKEIAVRAWDEALNTQPEKLIWNVMGMMNNCWFKVKMNERNTQKGEIGIMFEHPTQPANQPGGWMAQEKHLKTSESNLEPLKNGPSVTSNVIPMAEVKKHNSVDSAWIVVHGHIYDCTRFLKDHPGGSDSILINAGTDCTEEFDAIHSGKARKMLEDYQIGKLITTVPDSVPDSSNVINNVALIPGEKIKCKLISKTSVSHNVRVFRFALPSEDQVLGLPIGKHIYVSATIDGKLCMRAYTPTSAIDEVGYFDLIIKVYFKGVNPKFPNGGLLSQYLNSLPLGATLDFKGPLGHIEYTGRGNFTVHGKHKFAKKLAMIAGGTGITPIYQVIQSILKDPEDETEMYLVYANQTEDDILLRDGLDSWVVKHERFKVWYVIGESIREGWKYSIGSVTESVLREHLPEGSSDTLALACGPPGMIQFVVMPELENMNHDVKNSLLVF, encoded by the exons ATGGCTACCTTTGTTGATAACCTCGCTCAGTACCTTGAACCTGGTCTGACCGGCATCGTCCATGGCTATCGAACCTcttccaactctctctcttactcGCTACTCCCTCGTTTTCCCCTTCGAGTGGACGACTCTTCCAGTGAAGACGAAGCTGAGTCTGACAGGACGTACCGTATCCGAGACATTAACGATGAGGTCGAACCGTCCATCTTGGATTCCCGTGATGAGGGCACAGCGGATAGCTGGGTGGAGCGTAACCCGTCACTGATTCGACTCACCGGTAAGCACCCATTCAATTGCGAACCACCCTTGAGTCGGTTGATGCACCACGGGTTCATCACTCCCGCAACTCTCCACTACGTTCGCAACCATGGTCATGTACCCAAAGGAACCTGGGAGGACTGGACCGTCGAAGTGACCGGACTCGTAAAACGTCCAACCCGGTTCACCATGGACCAGCTCGTGAACGAACTCCTGAGTTGTGAATTCCCGGTGACACTCGTTTGCGCCGGGAACCGACGTAAAGAACAGAATATGGTGAAACAAACCATTGGTTTCAGCTGGGGTGCTGCTGGGGTTTCTACTTCGGTGTGGCGAGGTGTACGGTTGAGAGATGTGCTCAGGCGCTGCGGTATCTATAGCCGTCGGATGGGAGCACTGAACGTGTGTTTTGAAGGAGCGGAGGATTTGCCTGGCGGTGGTGGTTCTAAGTATGGGACCAGCATGAAGAAGGAGATCGCGATGGATCCATCACGTGATATCATACTAGCGTATATGCAGAACGGAGAGCTATTAAAGCCCGACCATGGGTTCCCGGTGCGGATGATAATACCGGGATTTATTGGAGGGCGGATGGTCAAATGGTTAAAGCGAATAATTGTTACCACCAAGGAATCGGATAACTACTATCACTATAACGACAACAGGGTCCTCCCATCCCACGTGGATGCCGAGCTAGCGAACACTGAAG CTTGGTGGTATAAGCCTGAGTATATCATCAACGAGTTGAATATTAACTCAGTGATAACAACACCATGTCATGAGGAGATCTTGCCAAGAAACTTTTGGACTACGCGGAGGCGGTATAAGTTGAAGGGCTACGCATATACAG gtgGAGGGAGAAAGATAACACGTGTTGAGGTGACATTGGACGGTGGGGAGAGTTGGATTGTTTGCCAGTTGGACATCCAGGAGAAACCCAACAAATATGGCAAGTACTGGTGCTGGTGCTTCTGGTCACTTGAGGTGGAGGTACCGAAATTACTTGGTTCCAAAGAAATTGCTGTAAGGGCTTGGGATGAGGCTCTTAACACTCAACCTGAGAAACTCATCTGGAATGTTATG GGAATGATGAACAATTGCTGGTTCAAAGTGAAGATGAACGAACGCAATACTCAAAAGGGTGAGATTGGTATCATGTTTGAGCACCCGACCCAGCCAGCAAACCAACCGGGTGGGTGGATGGCTCAAGAAAAGCACCTCAAAACGTCTGAGAGTAACTTGGAACCGTTGAAGAACGGCCCCTCAGTGACCTCCAATGTGATACCCATGGCCGAAGTGAAGAAGCATAACTCGGTTGACTCAGCTTGGATTGTCGTCCATGGTCACATTTATGACTGCACCCGGTTCCTCAAGGACCACCCTGGTGGCTCCGATAGCATCCTCATCAACGCTGGTACTGATTGCACCGAAGAGTTTGATGCAATTCACTCTGGCAAAGCCAGGAAAATGCTTGAAGATTATCAAATCGGAAAACTCATTACCACCGTTCCTGACTCAGTTCCTGACTCGTCTAATGTAATAAACAACGTTGCTCTAATACCAGGAGAAAAAATCAAATGCAAGCTCATCTCTAAGACCTCAGTCTCTCATAATGTTCGTGTCTTTCGTTTCGCATTACCATCAGAAGATCAAGTCCTTGGATTGCCAATAGGTAAGCACATTTACGTTTCAGCTACAATAGATGGAAAGCTCTGTATGCGTGCATATACTCCAACAAGCGCCATTGATGAGGTGGGCTACTTTGATCTCATCATCAAGGTCTATTTCAAGGGTGTAAACCCTAAATTCCCCAATGGAGGGCTTTTGTCGCAGTACTTGAACTCACTTCCATTAGGTGCAACCCTTGACTTCAAGGGTCCATTGGGTCATATAGAGTATACCGGCCGAGGTAACTTCACTGTCCATGGCAAACACAAGTTTGCAAAGAAGCTTGCCATGATTGCCGGTGGGACTGGAATTACACCTATCTATCAAGTTATCCAATCAATCTTGAAGGACCCTGAAGATGAAACAGAGATGTATCTGGTCTATGCAAATCAAACAGAAGATGATATCTTGTTAAGGGATGGATTGGATTCCTGGGTGGTGAAGCATGAGAGATTTAAGGTGTGGTATGTGATAGGAGAATCAATAAGGGAAGGATGGAAGTACAGTATTGGGTCTGTTACAGAGAGTGTTCTAAGGGAACATTTGCCGGAAGGATCGAGCGATACGTTGGCGTTGGCGTGTGGACCGCCGGGGATGATTCAATTTGTAGTAATGCCGGAGTTGGAGAATATGAACCATGACGTTAAGAACTCATTGCTTGTGTTTTGA
- the LOC122075633 gene encoding uncharacterized protein LOC122075633 isoform X1, with amino-acid sequence MGKKENAEKERREEKKKSSKNHGSVIVTVYVESSSTADQKPHRKSKSSSKSNRQNHCFRSKPPISKRYGSDRKAQLLAYAQQLRSSHKKQIGWLETNLRTKRKWSSWGKSRSKCRLFFQKIFHPVRSREGYEPILSDKERSDYKSNSRSRNCSNNFCVRHSYLASISISPLFHCSRSSDPYESDSRSQIE; translated from the exons AtgggaaagaaggaaaatgcagagaaagagagaagggaggagaagaagaagtccAGCAAGAATCATGGCAGCGTCATCGTCACTGTCTACGTTGAATCATCATCAACTGCAGATCAAAAACCTCATCGGAAATCCAAGTCCAGCAGCAAATCGAATAGGCAAAACCATTGCTTCCGCTCTAAACCTCCAATTTCAAAAAGATACGGTTCCGATCGTAAGGCCCAGCTCCTTGCCTATGCTCAACAGCTAAGGAGCTCTCATAAGAAACAGATCGGATGGTTAGAGACGAATTTGAGAACCAAAAGAAAG TGGAGTAGTTGGGGAAAATCTCGATCGAAATGCCGTCTTTTCTTCCAAAAGATCTTCCATCCAGTGAGAAGCCGGGAAGGATATGAACCGATTCTATCAGATAAAGAGAGATCTGATTATAAATCGAATTCTCGAAGCAGGAATTGCTCAAACAACTTCTGTGTAAGGCATTCATACTTGGCATCGATCTCCATTTCCCCTCTTTTTCATTGCAGTAGAAGTTCAGATCCGTATGAATCCGATTCTAGATCCCAAATTGAATAA
- the LOC122075633 gene encoding uncharacterized protein LOC122075633 isoform X2 produces MGKKENAEKERREEKKKSSKNHGSVIVTVYVESSSTADQKPHRKSKSSSKSNRQNHCFRSKPPISKRYGSDRKAQLLAYAQQLRSSHKKQIGWLETNLRTKRKWSSWGKSRSKCRLFFQKIFHPVRSREGYEPILSDKERSDYKSNSRSRNCSNNFCKRLRSMLKELSRGWKRNK; encoded by the exons AtgggaaagaaggaaaatgcagagaaagagagaagggaggagaagaagaagtccAGCAAGAATCATGGCAGCGTCATCGTCACTGTCTACGTTGAATCATCATCAACTGCAGATCAAAAACCTCATCGGAAATCCAAGTCCAGCAGCAAATCGAATAGGCAAAACCATTGCTTCCGCTCTAAACCTCCAATTTCAAAAAGATACGGTTCCGATCGTAAGGCCCAGCTCCTTGCCTATGCTCAACAGCTAAGGAGCTCTCATAAGAAACAGATCGGATGGTTAGAGACGAATTTGAGAACCAAAAGAAAG TGGAGTAGTTGGGGAAAATCTCGATCGAAATGCCGTCTTTTCTTCCAAAAGATCTTCCATCCAGTGAGAAGCCGGGAAGGATATGAACCGATTCTATCAGATAAAGAGAGATCTGATTATAAATCGAATTCTCGAAGCAGGAATTGCTCAAACAACTTCTGT AAGCGACTTAGGTCTATGCTTAAAGAGTTATCTAGAGGTTGGAAACGCAACAAGTGA
- the LOC122075633 gene encoding uncharacterized protein LOC122075633 isoform X3 — MGKKENAEKERREEKKKSSKNHGSVIVTVYVESSSTADQKPHRKSKSSSKSNRQNHCFRSKPPISKRYGSDRKAQLLAYAQQLRSSHKKQIGWLETNLRTKRKKRLRSMLKELSRGWKRNK, encoded by the exons AtgggaaagaaggaaaatgcagagaaagagagaagggaggagaagaagaagtccAGCAAGAATCATGGCAGCGTCATCGTCACTGTCTACGTTGAATCATCATCAACTGCAGATCAAAAACCTCATCGGAAATCCAAGTCCAGCAGCAAATCGAATAGGCAAAACCATTGCTTCCGCTCTAAACCTCCAATTTCAAAAAGATACGGTTCCGATCGTAAGGCCCAGCTCCTTGCCTATGCTCAACAGCTAAGGAGCTCTCATAAGAAACAGATCGGATGGTTAGAGACGAATTTGAGAACCAAAAGAAAG AAGCGACTTAGGTCTATGCTTAAAGAGTTATCTAGAGGTTGGAAACGCAACAAGTGA
- the LOC122075634 gene encoding probable calcium-binding protein CML29, protein MAQLGSISSQTEVISHVFSLVEAFRAFDADNDGFITVAELGGLLSSLGYGANEQDVKAMMQQGDSNGDGLLSIEEFLEMNTKDTELGGLAAFLQTASESLALNNDELLTGEELHELVGNMGVGLSLEDCQNIIASMDENGDGAVSLEDFRLIVNSLL, encoded by the coding sequence ATGGCTCAACTCGGATCGATCTCCTCGCAGACCGAGGTAATAAGCCATGTCTTCAGTCTGGTCGAGGCGTTTAGAGCCTTCGATGCTGACAATGATGGTTTCATCACTGTTGCAGAGCTTGGGGGCCTGTTAAGTTCACTTGGGTATGGTGCAAATGAACAAGATGTGAAGGCTATGATGCAGCAAGGTGATTCTAATGGCGATGGGTTGCTGAGCATTGAAGAGTTCTTGGAGATGAACACAAAGGACACTGAGCTCGGGGGCTTGGCCGCCTTCCTTCAAACCGCTTCTGAATCTTTGGCCCTTAACAATGATGAGCTCTTGACAGGGGAGGAGTTACATGAGCTTGTGGGGAATATGGGAGTTGGGTTATCATTGGAGGATTGCCAGAATATAATAGCCTCCATGGATGAGAATGGGGATGGGGCTGTCAGTTTGGAGGACTTCAGACTCATTGTCAATTCCCTCCTTTAG